Proteins encoded by one window of Cannabis sativa cultivar Pink pepper isolate KNU-18-1 chromosome 4, ASM2916894v1, whole genome shotgun sequence:
- the LOC115713939 gene encoding U-box domain-containing protein 30, producing the protein MPMYQPSKRDGVAGFASGGDAHVLDLDTAVKDGVLGGIGGGVVGAGGGGDKLDLKKMIEELDLSEVPSVFICPISLEPMQDPVTLCTGQTYERSNILKWFSLGHLTCPTTMQELWDDSVTPNRTLYHLIITWFSQKYLLMKKRSEDVQGRASELLETLKKVKGQARVQALKELQQVVAVHATARKTVIEDGGVAAISSLLGPFTSHAVGAEAIGILVHLTLDSESKTNLMQPAKISLLVDILNEGSIETKISCTKLIETLMEEKDFRSEIVSSHSLLVGLMRLIKDRRHTNGVLPGLGLLKTISLHKEVRGLIVRIGAVPQLVNLLPSLDPECLELALFILDALSTLPEGILALKVCSNTIPNMVRLLMRISESCTQYALSILWSVCKLAPEECSPVAVDAGLAAKLLLVIQSGCGPVLKQRSAELLKLCSLNYTDTLFISKCKLTRTIQ; encoded by the coding sequence ATGCCGATGTATCAGCCCTCAAAGAGGGATGGGGTTGCTGGTTTTGCCAGTGGTGGAGATGCGCATGTTCTAGATCTGGACACAGCTGTCAAAGATGGAGTCTTGGGTGGTATTGGTGGTGGAGTTGTTGGagctggtggtggtggtgacaAATTGGATCTGAAGAAGATGATTGAAGAGCTTGACTTGTCTGAGGTACCTTCTGTGTTCATTTGTCCAATCTCTCTTGAACCAATGCAAGACCCTGTGACCCTTTGCACGGGCCAAACTTATGAGAGGTCCAACATTCTCAAATGGTTCAGCTTGGGACACCTTACTTGCCCCACAACTATGCAGGAGCTTTGGGATGATTCAGTCACCCCAAATCGAACCCTGTACCATCTTATCATAACCTGGTTTTCACAGAAGTACTTGCTGATGAAGAAGAGGTCAGAGGATGTGCAAGGAAGGGCCTCAGAACTTCTTGAGACACTGAAGAAAGTTAAGGGTCAAGCTAGAGTCCAGGCCCTTAAGGAGCTTCAACAAGTTGTGGCAGTACATGCCACTGCTAGGAAGACAGTGATTGAAGATGGTGGGGTTGCTGCAATTTCATCTCTACTTGGTCCATTTACATCCCACGCAGTTGGTGCCGAAGCCATTGGAATTCTTGTGCACTTGACCCTTGACTCAGAATCAAAAACCAATTTGATGCAGCCTGCTAAGATTTCTTTGTTGGTGGACATTTTGAATGAAGGGTCTATAGAGACTAAAATCAGTTGTACTAAGTTGATTGAAACTCTAATGGAAGAAAAGGATTTTAGATCTGAAATTGTTTCGAGTCATAGTCTCTTGGTGGGACTGATGAGGCTTATTAAAGATAGGAGGCATACCAATGGTGTCCTGCCTGGACTTGGCCTTTTGAAAACTATTTCCTTGCACAAGGAAGTAAGGGGTTTGATTGTTAGGATTGGTGCTGTTCCTCAATTGGTTAATTTGTTACCTTCTCTTGATCCTGAATGCTTGGAATTAGCTCTTTTTATTCTGGATGCATTGTCAACTCTACCAGAGGGAATATTAGCTTTGAAAGTTTGTTCAAACACCATACCGAATATGGTCAGACTTCTTATGAGAATTTCAGAGAGCTGTACTCAGTATGCACTATCAATCTTATGGTCTGTATGCAAACTTGCCCCGGAGGAATGCTCACCAGTGGCTGTTGATGCCGGTCTAGCCGCAAAACTTCTCCTTGTCATTCAAAGTGGATGTGGTCCTGTCTTAAAGCAAAGGTCTGCCGAGCTTTTGAAGCTTTGCAGCTTAAATTATACAGATACTCTATTCATTTCCAAGTGTAAGCTTACAAGGACAATACAGTGA